The Methanosarcina barkeri MS DNA window ATGTCATGCTCTTTGCAGCTGTGCTTTTCTTTGTTTTTATTCTGAACAGGAAGCTCTCAATACTAGAATCAGTCTTTTTCATACTGATCTTCATTGCGTATGTGTTTTTCCTGTTTGAAGAAAACGATAAATACAAAGGGAAACTACAGTTTAAAGAGTTTATAATATACTTTTTAAAGTTTGAGTGTATACGCAGCGCAAGGCAAAAGCTCAATTGCATAAGAAATGACAACGCTAACGGTGAAAACTGCCAGTCCAGAGAAGGTTTCACAAAAGACATACTGGTTCTAGTATTAAGTTGCGGAGCAATTATAATCGGGGCAAAGTACTTTGTGAACAAATCAATCTTCTTTGCAGAACTCCTTGGAGTTCCTGAAACTATAATAGGTACCACTCTCGTAGCCGTTGGCACATCCCTTCCAGAGCTTGTAGTGACACTATCTGCAGCAAAGCAGGGTTTAGGGAGCATAGCCCTTGGTAATATTATAGGCTCAAATATCGCAAACGTATTTTTAATCTTAGGATTTTCCGGATTAATCTATCCGGTAGCTGTCGAACAAATAAGTCTATTCTTTACGGCTCCGGCTATGATTTTGATAAGCATAATGCTTCTCGTGTTTATCAGCACAGACTGGGAAATAAAAAGGTGGGAAGGCGGAACTTTAATCGCCTTTTATGCGGCTTTTTTAATGGTACTGTTCAGGATGAATTAAAGAAGTAACCGACTTTAGATATGAAAAGTAGAAAACTGAAAAATTCCCGAAAAACAGATTAGAGCTTAAATCTCTGCCTGTTTTACAAAAAACTCCAAATTTTAAAAGGTAATAAAAAGAAAATAAAAATCAAATTGCGTGCGGTCACCCCACCCTAAAGGATGGGGTATTCGTGACCCTCTGCACTCCCGTTGTAATAAAGAAAAAGTTCAGGTTTGATCTGGAGATTAATCCACGAGTGTAAAGTACATTCTCCTGTTGCTCTTCCCTTTATTCTGGAGTTTTATGACCTTTATGCCTTTTATTTCCTCGGTATTTTTAACATGTGTCCCTCCACAGGCTTCGATCGTGACTCCTTCTATTTCGACGATGCGCACTTCTTTTATTTCGTCAGAAAAGCCTTTTGCCAGCGTGGTTAACCGTGAGAGCTTTTCTTCGGCTTCTTTGCGGCTTACAAGGTAGCGATTAACAGGGTTTTTCCGGGCTATAAGGTCATTAGCAATTTTTTCATATTCGGCAAACTTATCCCTATCAAAAACCTCAAGACTGAAATCCACTCTGCTCTGGTCAAGACCAAGCTGATTTCCGGTAATTTGAGCCCCAGCCTCCTTTTCAATTACGTTCGCGATTACGTGAGTCGCCGTATGCATACGCATATGCCTGTAACGACGATCCCAGTCTATGAATCCTTTGACTTTGTCCCCTGCTTTTAATCCATTAGAAATATTTTCACCATCTATCTCGTGACTGATATCTCCATTGAACTTACCCACATACAGGACATTAAACTCAGCCCCATCGGATTCACGAATTAACTTTCCGGTATCGCTGGGCTGGCCCCCGCTTTCGGGATAAAAAGCCGTACGGTCAAGAACCACAAATTTATTATCTGTAACTTTTTCGACAGTTGCTTCGAATTCTTTCAGGTAACAATCAAGGAAGTAAAGCGCCTCTGTCATTGCCAAACCTCTTTTCTTAAACTTTATTGAAGGAGGTAAAAACTGTCAGAGTACATAAACTATGCAGTTTTGAGTAAAAATCCAAGACCTTACCAACCTGATTTTCCATGAGTGCAAAAAACAGTAATCATGAAAAATTATTTCAATCACTCATATTATTGAAAACGAAACTCAAGCGAAACGAAACTCGAATGAAGCTAAACTTCTTTATAAATAAATGAATCCGCTTGAGCGAAAGAAGTGAGCGAAACGGAACCGTACTCCAGAGACGGTTAATTACTCTAGCCCATAATTCAGCCCTCTTGAGCGAACGAAGTGAACGAAAAGGGCACCGTCCTCCCGAGACGGGACTCGGGTGACGGAACTAGGGTGACGGAACTAGGGTGACGGAACTAGGGTGACGGAACTAGGGTGACGGAACTAGGGTGACGGAACTAGGGAAGCGAAACAGACCGCGCTCCTGGGTCTAAACTCGGGAGCTACAATTTTGCCTTAACTGAACTCGTGACGTTCTCCCGAAACAGGACTCGGGAAGTTCACATGCAAATCGCTATTGATTAAACTGAGACTGGAAAGAAGCTTTTTCTTTTGGTGTTCCAGTTCTTCCCTTAAAGCGGCCAGCTTCTTTTCAGAATCCATAATGTCCTCTTCAAGCGAGCGAGTCCTGCTCAGAAGCTCAGCTTCCTTATGTTCGAGTTCAACCAGCTTTCCGGTATCCGAGCTTTCGAGTTCAGCTTTCTTTGCCTCAAACTCTTTGAGGACTTCAAGATACTCTTTTTTCCGCTCTGGAAAGTTTGAGATTGCAGTTTTGACCTGTAACAAAGCTTTTTCTTTCTTCT harbors:
- a CDS encoding calcium/sodium antiporter: MIAENLLIFLLGLVLLVKGSDYFVKSASTIAEKLGVSEFVIGLTLVAVGTSIPELASSITASLQHASGIVIGNIIGSNIANIGLIVGLAAVISPVKTEIEMLRRDGYVMLFAAVLFFVFILNRKLSILESVFFILIFIAYVFFLFEENDKYKGKLQFKEFIIYFLKFECIRSARQKLNCIRNDNANGENCQSREGFTKDILVLVLSCGAIIIGAKYFVNKSIFFAELLGVPETIIGTTLVAVGTSLPELVVTLSAAKQGLGSIALGNIIGSNIANVFLILGFSGLIYPVAVEQISLFFTAPAMILISIMLLVFISTDWEIKRWEGGTLIAFYAAFLMVLFRMN
- the alaXM gene encoding alanyl-tRNA editing protein AlaXM codes for the protein MTEALYFLDCYLKEFEATVEKVTDNKFVVLDRTAFYPESGGQPSDTGKLIRESDGAEFNVLYVGKFNGDISHEIDGENISNGLKAGDKVKGFIDWDRRYRHMRMHTATHVIANVIEKEAGAQITGNQLGLDQSRVDFSLEVFDRDKFAEYEKIANDLIARKNPVNRYLVSRKEAEEKLSRLTTLAKGFSDEIKEVRIVEIEGVTIEACGGTHVKNTEEIKGIKVIKLQNKGKSNRRMYFTLVD